A genomic stretch from Leishmania donovani BPK282A1 complete genome, chromosome 36 includes:
- a CDS encoding GTP-binding protein, putative, with amino-acid sequence MLRRRWGAHRAKHRFVDRVKVLLCSGAGGDGASIMAHEHGNEFAGPGGGNGGNGGNVMLQCVKQHTDLSHIEDLGSQISAGAGFCGFSREAHGKRGQDLWLQLPLGTQVVDMDTNEVQYDMDEEGMQIVLLEGGQGGKGNAAFANKWHHSPIESTKGLPGNTMLAQIELKTIADCGLIGYPNAGKSSLLSAISASKPTIAPYAFTTLRPYVGVLHDLYGNVCRVADIPGLIEGAYENRGLGHQFLRHVERTKCLALVVDMCDTYVPDTGSRNSSEVLQPWDVVELLLQELEYYLPGMSQRVIMTFANKMDIEKDSTGTDTQVKLSELKRRVSMPVFPISAALGIHLGPQHEQTGLAPALQFMCREVFARQSHEREMQQFRFSHERAQLERAFRAKHNGVFLPQVHALGAHGAEASQDLDDEAASRGGSLVDQQLDFLGNSGLGVEFDAYENSAARGQLHRYRDLTMKGKYWNLTRQDGEVMKGEKWS; translated from the coding sequence ATGCTCCGGCGTAGGTGGGGCGCGCACAGGGCAAAGCATCGCTTTGTCGACCGCGTCAAGGTGCTACTCTgcagcggagctggcggcgatggtgcaaGCATCATGGCTCACGAGCACGGCAACGAGTTTGCCGGCCCAGGCGGCGGTAATGGAGGCAACGGCGGTAATGTGATGCTGCAATGCGTCAAGCAGCACACTGACCTCAGTCATATCGAGGACCTGGGTAGCCAGATCTCCGCCGGCGCAGGCTTCTGCGGCTTCTCTCGTGAGGCGCACGGCAAGCGCGGACAGGATCTgtggctgcagctgccgctggggACCCAGGTAGTGGACATGGACACGAACGAAGTGCAGTACGACATGGATGAGGAGGGGATGCAGATTGTGCTGCTGGAAGGCGGCCAGGGCGGCAAAGGCAATGCCGCCTTTGCGAACAAATGGCACCACTCTCCCATCGAGTCCACCAAGGGGCTGCCGGGCAACACGATGCTCGCCCAAATCGAGCTGAAAACCATCGCCGACTGCGGCCTCATTGGCTACCCGAATGCTGGCAAGTCGTCCTTGTTGTCCGCCATCAGCGCCAGCAAACCCACCATTGCCCCGTACGCCTTCACAACCCTACGCCCGTATGTTGGCGTGCTTCACGACCTCTACGGGAATGTGTGCCGCGTCGCGGACATTCCGGGCCTCATCGAAGGTGCCTACGAGAACCGCGGTCTGGGTCATCAGTTTCTGCGCCACGTGGAGCGTACAAAGTGTCTTGCCTTGGTGGTGGACATGTGCGACACGTACGTCCCCGACACGGGCTCGCGCAACTCCtccgaggtgctgcagccgtggGACGTGGTGGAACTCCTTCTCCAGGAACTGGAGTACTACCTCCCCGGCATGAGCCAGCGCGTCATCATGACCTTCGCCAATAAAATGGACATCGAGAAGGATAGCACTGGCACTGACACGCAGGTAAAGCTCTCGGAGCTCAAGCGGCGCGTGTCGATGCCGGTGTTCCCGATCTCCGCCGCCCTCGGCATCCACCTTGGACCACAGCACGAGCAAACTGGGCTGGCCCCAGCCTTGCAGTTCATGTGTAGAGAAGTGTTTGCGCGCCAGTCGCACGAGCGTGAGATGCAACAGTTCCGCTTCTCACACGAACGCGCACAGCTTGAACGAGCCTTCCGCGCCAAGCACAACGGCGTCTTTCTACCCCAGGTGCACGCCTTGGGTGCACACGGAGCAGAAGCCTCCCAAGACCTAGACGACGAGGCTGCCAGTCGCGGTGGCTCGCTGGTGGACCAGCAACTCGATTTTTTGGGTAACAGCGGTCTTGGTGTGGAGTTTGATGCCTACGAGAACTCTGCTGCGCGGGGCCAGCTGCACCGCTACCGCGATCTCACCATGAAGGGCAAGTACTGGAATCTGACCCGGCAAGATGGCGAGGTGATGAAGGGAGAGAAGTGGAGCTGA
- a CDS encoding ATP-dependent RNA helicase, putative yields MSDRREDEPVAKRTRREVDPAITFPYELDTFQKTSIDALEEGDSVLVSAHTSAGKTTVALYAIAKALREKKRIIYTSPIKALSNQKFREFSEKFDSVGLMTGDTTIKADADCLVMTTEILRSMLYRGTEMLREVGCVVFDEVHYMRDKSRGVVWEETISLLPEGCQYVFLSATIPNAREFADWVENIHPTTKVHVIHTEYRPVPLQHYLYPAGADGIFLIVDEKGKFRDDNFGKAIASMGAEGGANGVGAAGPGNGSSKDPRGNHKGSGGRSHGGFSQSMMEIVKLVMDRNMYPVIVFSFAKAECERNALALSRLNFNNTEEDALVMEVFNNAMESLAEEDRKLPAIEHLQPLLKRGVGIHHSGLLPILKEVVEILFQAGLVKVLFSTETFSMGLNMPARTVVFTSVKKFDGEKNRYLTGGEYIQMSGRAGRRGLDRVGVVITMVDEAVEPDTLKQLTSGGADVLLSSFHLTYNMVLNLLRVEGVDPEFMMKRSFSQFQRLREKPALEEKGAALRRSIEAINVTHESAFRQYTICEDMIAKKRNEVDHILRQPKFLKNWVQAGRFVHIIRASDQRDFGWGICRSFAAKSTNPNFSDPSTFSIQAAVICMKADASNPSALTPCPVSEYTSEKADLYTVTFDFSDVQCLSTLKTNLPESPDSERGRAEVVQILSKLQRQFGHDIPVLTSAQMGAEDAQLSKLQTQLSNLQKQLEGNILAISPTPELQEEFEKYKRKADLEAQLEQVKGELAGMGKAVFSEELKQMMRVLRRLDYIDKDNIILRKARVACEITTTDENEILLTELLFKGVLNSMETEMIVALLSCLVNVHRTPDGFSLPQEFEQPLKDLNEIVTRIATVSAESGLIQEDSSEEKVMPSLMEVIYLWAKGAKFVDLVSMTTAYEGDIVRTMRRLEEMLRQLASAARSPAIGSIELHEKFLKGIQLIKRDIVFASSLYL; encoded by the coding sequence ATGTCAGACAGACGCGAAGACGAACCGGTGGCGAAGCGGACACGCCGCGAGGTCGACCCGGCCATCACTTTCCCCTATGAGCTGGACACGTTCCAGAAGACGAGTATCGACGCTCTCGAGGAGGGCGACAGTGTTCTAGTGTCGGCGCACACGTCGGCAGGTAAGACTACCGTGGCGCTCTACGCCATCGCCAAGGCTCTgcgagagaagaagcgcatcATTTACACCTCCCCCATCAAGGCCCTTAGCAACCAAAAGTTCCGCGAGTTCTCCGAGAAGTTCGACTCCGTCGGTCTCATGACCGGCGACACCACCATCAAGGCGGACGCGGACTGCCTTGTCATGACGACAGAGATTCTACGCAGCATGCTGTACCGCGGCACCGAaatgctgcgcgaggtgggCTGCGTCGTCTTCGATGAGGTACACTACATGCGCGACAAGTCGCGTGGCGTGGTGTGGGAGGAAACAATCAGCTTGCTGCCTGAGGGATGCCAGTACGTTTTCCTCTCCGCCACCATCCCGAACGCGCGCGAGTTTGCGGACTGGGTGGAGAACATCCATCCCACCACAAAGGTGCACGTCATTCACACAGAGTACAGGCCAGTGCCGCTACAGCACTACTTGTATCCGGCTGGGGCCGACGGCATCTTCCTCATCGTGGATGAAAAAGGCAAATTTCGCGATGACAACTTCGGCAAGGCTATCGCGTCGATgggggcggagggcggcgcaaACGGTGTGGGTGCGGCAGGCCCAGGCAACGGCTCCTCCAAAGACCCGCGCGGGAACCAcaagggcagcggtggccgcaGTCACGGCGGGTTCTCGCAGTCCATGATGGAGATCGTCAAGCTCGTGATGGATCGCAACATGTACCCTGTGATCGTCTTCTCCTTCGCCAAGGCGGAGTGCGAGCGCAACGCCCTCGCGCTCTCGCGACTGAACTTCAATAACACCGAAGAGGATGCTCTCGTGATGGAGGTGTTCAACAATGCTATGGAGtcgctggcggaggaggaccgGAAGCTGCCCGCTATTGAGCATCTTCAACCGCTCCTGAAGCGCGGTGTCGGCATCCACCACTCCGGTCTCCTTCCGATTCTGAAGGAGGTTGTCGAGATTCTTTTCCAGGCGGGTTTGGTTAAGGTTCTCTTCTCCACCGAGACTTTCTCGATGGGGCTTAACATGCCGGCCCGTACCGTCGTCTTCACCTCTGTCAAGAAGTTCGACGGTGAGAAGAACCGCTACCTCACTGGCGGCGAGTACATTCAAATGTCGGGGCGCGCCGGCCGTCGCGGCCTCGACCGCGTCGGCGTTGTGATTACCATGGTGGACGAGGCAGTGGAGCCTGAcacgctgaagcagctgaccagcggtggcgccgacgtccTGCTCAGCAGTTTCCACCTGACGTACAATATGGTGCTGAACCTGCTGCGCGTCGAGGGCGTCGATCCTGAGTTTATGATGAAGCGCAGCTTCTCGCAAttccagcgcctgcgtgaGAAGCCAGCGCTAGAGGAGAAGGGTGCCGCTCTGCGCAGGTCCATCGAGGCGATCAACGTCACCCACGAGAGCGCCTTCCGGCAGTACACGATTTGCGAGGACATGATCGCGAAGAAGAGGAACGAGGTGGACCACATTCTGCGCCAACCCAAGTTCCTCAAGAACTGGGTGCAGGCAGGCCGTTTTGTGCACATCATTCGCGCCTCCGATCAGCGCGACTTTGGTTGGGGCATCTGCCGCTCGTTTGCCGCAAAGAGCACGAACCCAAACTTCAGCGACCccagcaccttctccatCCAAGCCGCTGTGATATGCATGAAGGCGGACGCGTCGAATCCGAGCGCTTTGACGCCGTGCCCGGTCAGCGAGTACACCTCGGAGAAGGCGGACCTATACACAGTGACGTTCGACTTCTCGGACGTGCAGTGCCTTTCAACGCTCAAGACAAATCTTCCCGAAAGCCCGGACTCGGAGCGGGGGCGTGCCGAGGTGGTGCAAATTCTGTcgaagctgcagcgccagttTGGTCACGACATCCCCGTGCTCACCTCTGCGCAGATGGGTGCCGAGGACGCGCAGCTGAGTAAGCTGCAGACGCAGCTGTCGAACCTGCAAAAGCAGCTAGAGGGCAACATCCTTGCCATATCCCCCACCccagagctgcaggaggagttTGAGAAGTACAAGCGAAAGGCAGACCTCGAGGCTCAGCTGGAGCAGGTGAAGGGTGAGCTAGCTGGCATGGGCAAGGCGGTCTTCTCCGAAGAGCTGAAGCAGATGatgcgtgtgctgcgtcgcctgGACTACATCGACAAGGACAACATCATCCTCCGCAAGGCCCGCGTAGCGTGCGAGATAACGACAACAGACGAAAACGAAATTCtgctgacggagctgctCTTCAAAGGCGTGCTGAACTCGATGGAGACGGAGATGATTGTGGCTCTCTTATCATGTCTCGTCAACGTGCACCGCACCCCGGATGGCTTCTCGTTGCCGCAGGAGTTCGAGCAGCCGCTGAAGGACCTCAACGAGATTGTTACTCGCATCGCCACCGTTAGCGCCGAAAGCGGGCTAATCCAAGAAGACAGCTCGGAGGAGAAGGTTATGCCGTCACTCATGGAGGTAATCTACCTGTGGGCAAAGGGGGCGAAGTTCGTCGATCTCGTGAGCATGACCACGGCGTACGAGGGTGACATTGTGCGCACGATGCGTCGTctggaggagatgctgcgccagctggcCTCCGCAGCGCGGTCGCCGGCCATCGGCAGCATCGAATTGCACGAAAAGTTCCTCAAGGGCATCCAGCTCATCAAGCGTGATATCGTTTTCGCGTCATCACTGTACTTGTAG
- a CDS encoding glutathione peroxidase, putative, whose protein sequence is MASIFTYSAVQNGKTVFLQKYSGYATLIVNVASRCSLASTNIEILNEVQQAYGSRRFTVLAFPCAQFANQEPLNNTEIAQWCKDLGLLFPVFDRVNVKGSSADPLFQMLRVQKGAPLWNYTKYLCDRSGVPRRKLKPGCSMDTLRQSIECVL, encoded by the coding sequence ATGGCATCCATCTTCACCTATAGCGCTGTGCAAAATGGCAAGACTGTTTTTTTGCAAAAGTACTCTGGCTATGCGACGCTTATCGTGAACGTGGCGTCGCGATGCAGCCTTGCATCCACCAACATCGAGATACTGAACGAGGTGCAACAGGCGTATGGCTCCCGCAGGTTCACCGTTCTCGCGTTTCCGTGCGCGCAGTTTGCGAATCAAGAGCCGCTCAACAATACCGAAATTGCGCAGTGGTGCAAGGACCTTGGGCTGCTCTTTCCTGTCTTTGACCGGGTCAACGTGAAGGGTTCCTCAGCCGACCCGCTGTTTCAGATGCTACGGGTGCAGAAGGGAGCTCCCCTGTGGAACTACACCAAGTACCTGTGTGACCGCAGCGGTGTGCCGCGCCGTAAGCTGAAGCCTGGCTGCTCCATGGACACGCTGCGGCAGTCCATCGAGTGTGTTTTGTAG
- a CDS encoding exosome complex exonuclease rrp41, putative, with amino-acid sequence MSRQKEYVSPAGLRLDGRRPLEARRMDIAFGTLSACDGSCDITLGQSKVCACVFGPRESLHKQEAKHDKGLVTCEVAVAAFAGENRRNPQRRSKLSEDIGAAVVQVARSVILLSQYPNSQIHIYIEVLQKDGNEKIACVNAACLALIDANVAMRDAVCCIDAGILDEHMLIDLTNDELRSQCPVIAAAFTGHDTRNIIWLETASRLPPDSAARLLKCAEEGATKLFETAMRKALEEHAKKILTLQS; translated from the coding sequence ATGTCTCGCCAAAAGGAGTACGTCAGTCCAGCGGGTCTTCGCCTGGACGGCCGTCGCCCGCTGGAGGCACGGCGCATGGACATCGCATTCGGCACGCTTTCCGCGTGTGACGGCAGTTGCGACATCACGCTTGGGCAGTCAAaagtgtgcgcatgcgtctTTGGGCCGCGAGAGTCGCTCCACAAGCAGGAGGCAAAGCACGATAAGGGGCTCGTCACGTGCGAAGTGGCGGTCGCCGCTTTTGCTGGAGAAAACCGTCGCAATCCGCAGAGGCGTAGCAAGCTCTCGGAGGacatcggcgccgctgtggtgCAAGTGGCCCGCTCCGTCATTCTCCTCTCCCAGTATCCAAACTCGCAGATTCACATTTACATCGAGGTCCTTCAGAAGGACGGGAACGAGAAAATCGCGTGCGTCAACGCGGCGTGCCTCGCCCTGATCGATGCAAACGTTGCCATGCGGGACGCGGTGTGCTGCATCGATGCAGGCATTCTGGATGAGCACATGCTGATAGATTTGACAAACGACGAGTTGCGCTCTCAGTGTCCAGTGATTGCGGCGGCATTCACGGGACACGACACGCGGAACATCATTTGGCTGGAGACGGCGTCGCGGCTACCTCCAGActcggcggcgcggctgctcaagtgcgcggaggagggtgcCACGAAGCTCTTTGAGACAGCAATGCGAAAGGCGCTGGAGGAACATGCAAAGAAGATCTTGACGCTACAAAGCTAG
- a CDS encoding clathrin coat assembly protein-like protein, translated as MLSVLMFLNSRGDVVLSRTFRAGNSVRSLAETFCSEIISTKQVDRCPVNIVKRMCFIHLKLTELYVVMVSDSNVNCLMCLQYGARLLQHIQNDYEGLDEKRIKENFVALQGIIDESMDFGYPILTDAEAMKEFITKDGVDAAVLKSTRESERIADRMTGETPWRVEGLAFRVNEVFVDVFEDVNLLLSQTGETLQSSVLGRVVMNNFLSGMPECQLNWNAKVMSHGIDEAVESHGAGGTGEVVPLSSISFHNCVRLKASGEERRLTFVPPDGKFTLMTYRSNVNVQPPMKVLSAKAREISKTRTEVEFTLRSDTSAGRAAKDVQVSVACPDNTATAEVKVGRGKANYDPVSHAIVWKLPEVKSGEEITFFAEIRQIAPTENTELLWTKPPIRIAFQCVSLSLTGLRINELVVKEPTLMYTASKWIRYTVMAGDYQCRI; from the coding sequence ATGCTATCAGTTTTGATGTTCCTGAACTCCCGCGGAGACGTGGTGCTCTCGCGGACGTTTCGGGCTGGAAACTCTGTGCGGTCGCTAGCCGAAACCTTCTGCAGTGAGATCATCTCTACAAAGCAGGTTGACCGTTGCCCTGTCAACATTGTGAAACGCATGTGCTTCATTCACCTTAAGCTGACGGAGCTGTACGTCGTGATGGTGTCCGACTCAAATGTCAACTGCCTCATGTGTCTCCAGTACggtgcacggctgctgcagcacatccaAAATGACTACGAGGGCTTGGACGAAAAGCGGATCAAGGAGAACTTTGTTGCTCTGCAGGGCATCATCGATGAGTCGATGGACTTCGGATACCCCATCCTGACGGACGCAGAGGCAATGAAGGAATTTATCACGAAAGACGGCGTGGATGCTGCCGTTCTGAAGAGCACTCGCGAATCGGAGCGCATCGCCGATAGGATGACCGGCGAAACGCCGTGGCGGGTGGAGGGTCTTGCGTTCCGTGTGAACGAAGTGTTCGTTGACGTTTTTGAAGATGTGAATCTGCTGCTCTCCCAAACAGGAGAGACGCTGCAGAGCAGCGTGTTAGGGCGCGTGGTGATGAACAACTTCCTCTCCGGGATGCCGGAGTGCCAGCTGAACTGGAACGCGAAAGTGATGAGTCACGGTATCGACGAGGCGGTCGAGAGCCATGGTGCCGGTGGTACAGGAGAGGTGGTTCCCTTGTCAAGCATCTCCTTTCACAACTGCGTCCGCCTCAAAGCTTCTGGTGAAGAGCGACGGCTCACCTTTGTGCCGCCGGATGGAAAGTTCACCCTCATGACGTACCGCTCCAATGTGAACGTGCAGCCACCGATGAAGGTGCTGTCGGCCAAGGCACGAGAGATCTCGAAGACACGCACGGAGGTCGAGTTCACACTACGCTCAGACACCTCAGCTGGTCGGGCCGCCAAAGACGTCCAGGTGAGCGTCGCCTGTCCGGACAATACAGCTACTGCTGAAGTGAAGGTGGGGCGTGGCAAGGCTAATTATGACCCCGTAAGCCACGCCATCGTTTGGAAGCTGCCGGAGGTGAAGAGTGGGGAGGAAATCACTTTCTTCGCAGAGATCCGCCAGATTGCCCCGACGGAGAACACGGAGTTGCTGTGGACGAAGCCGCCTATCCGCATCGCGTTCCAGTGTGTGTCCCTGTCGCTTACAGGCTTGCGCATCAATGAGCTGGTCGTCAAGGAGCCAACGTTGATGTACACGGCAAGCAAATGGATTCGCTACACCGTCATGGCGGGTGATTATCAGTGCCGCATATAG
- a CDS encoding pre-mRNA branch site protein p14, putative produces the protein MRLARFRPLVCQRAHTRRSCMLCLFLCLTILLNQPPPPLLAFLYSASVACSQASSRNASVRAAAMPDERILLVTGIPSKQCTSEYLYSLFGAYGGIQQIRIGSSSITKGCAIVVYEQCEAANNAVGALNEYALSKDRVLRVSVYEEERDKKALERRKRKREMQAEYKKHIADVAHAADEPKE, from the coding sequence ATGCGGCTTGCTCGTTTTCGACCCTTGGTCTGCcagcgtgcacacacacgccgcagctgcatgCTATGCCTATTCTTGTGTCTCACTATTCTACTGAATcagcctccccctcccctactTGCTTTTTTGTATTCTGCCTCTGTGGCGTGCTCTCAAGCTAGTTCACGCAACGCGAGCGTCCGCGCCGCAGCCATGCCGGATGAGCGCATCCTGCTCGTGACCGGTATTCCCTCAAAGCAATGCACCAGTGAGTACCTGTACTCCCTCTTTGGCGCCTACGGGGGTATTCAGCAAATCCGTATCGGGTCATCCTCCATCACGAAGGGCTGCGCCATTGTTGTGTACGAGCAATGTGAGGCCGCAAATAATGCAGTCGGCGCACTCAACGAGTACGCTCTCAGCAAGGACCGCGTGCTTCGAGTGTCTGTGTacgaagaagagagagataaAAAGGCCCTCGAACGGCGGAAGCGGAAGCGGGAGATGCAGGCGGAATACAAGAAACACATTGCCGACGTCGCACATGCCGCTGATGAGCCGAAAGAGTGA
- a CDS encoding cullin-like protein: protein MSSLVSSRKRMAEYSTFSDKWSIIEETICCIFKKEVSKNSFQRIHHSVFQLCQAHYGSLVLEQLEEQFFAQVSIIVNRIDGSSTYVADFLREWQDYNDSVSQISNILLYFNKNYMYACHHSSIEHLGERIFCSSTLGNPEVSACLIASIKQLIHVPAAESTIRDIGQELYTAEGSKYFARCMETPFVDAMVDKYVVQGEQQKQALTTSGYLQWVQNVVCSESHKYADTFFYILLDKLTSALYSSLVLSDPSSVNEMLTGPTGLVQMLEEWDVASISTFVQVFCAMKREKDVTDVIAHVLKEKCEDIINDRDTSTFPFPGVQKMLQLIERAKALDDLFPSEEGHSPSPFLRVIRNVLGNDTRFMETLSVYYDNGIRQGKDDIVSTVGNNVLTILQLTPDLEAFEVAFRSHLAVRLIYAKPHAVDMECLFIDRLFNIYGSSVVNRFQKMVEDIRSATAAQEKLIADMKTKKISPPLEFDVLVLTSGLWPQYTNIPLSIPQSMEACKRVFQDYYRRRHNGRKLVFQMSLGSIAFQLCHAGRAYHVSAHTHFVNSIMALNSDENLSVAVVARQGALSCDEVLTQFNTLCHVGLAERNGTEFRFNRNFYSSKPKVKVSAGVQKSAHDGGGASTATRKGMDGARTMSLDATIVKLLKEHNSMDYQTLCGAIESALRDVCSPTRADVKLRIDALIEKGLITRGESAHCYFYCS, encoded by the coding sequence ATGTCTAGTTTGGTGTCGAGTCGAAAGCGCATGGCAGAGTATTCCACCTTTTCTGACAAGTGGAGTATTATTGAGGAGACAATATGCTGCATTTTCAAAAAAGAGGTGTCGAAGAACTCGTTCCAGAGAATACACCACTCTGTTTTTCAGTTGTGCCAAGCACATTACGGGAGCCTCGTATTGGAGCAGCTGGAAGAACAGTTTTTTGCCCAAGTTTCCATCATCGTCAATCGAATCGATGGCTCTTCAACGTATGTTGCCGATTTCTTGCGTGAGTGGCAGGACTACAATGACTCCGTGAGCCAAATCAGCAACATTCTCTTGTACTTCAACAAGAACTATATGTACGCCTGCCATCATTCTTCCATCGAACATCTTGGCGAGCGTATCTTTTGCTCCTCTACTTTAGGCAATCCTGAAGTCTCTGCGTGTCTCATTGCCTCCATCAAGCAGCTGATTCACGTGCCTGCCGCAGAGTCCACGATTCGGGACATTGGCCAGGAATTATACACCGCAGAAGGCAGTAAGTACTTTGCACGTTGCATGGAAACCCCCTTCGTCGATGCAATGGTCGATAAGTATGTTGTGCAAggggagcagcagaagcaggcTCTCACCACTAGCGGTTATTTGCAGTGGGTACAGAACGTTGTGTGTAGCGAGAGCCACAAGTATGCCGATACGTTCTTCTACATTCTACTGGACAAGCTGACAAGCGCACTTTACTCCTCACTCGTTCTCAGCGATCCATCATCTGTAAATGAAATGCTGACGGGGCCGACAGGCTTGGTGCAGATGCTGGAGGAGTGGGATGTAGCCAGCATTTCCACTTTTGTGCAGGTTTTCTGTGCGATGAAGCGGGAGAAGGACGTCACTGACGTTATTGCGCATGTACTGAAAGAGAAATGCGAGGACATCATAAACGATCGAGACACAAGCACCTTTCCTTTTCCAGGGGTACAAAAGATGCTGCAACTGATTGAGAGGGCAAAAGCGCTTGACGACCTCTTTCCATCGGAAGAAGGGCATAGCCCGTCACCATTTTTACGTGTTATTCGCAACGTCTTGGGCAATGATACGCGCTTTATGGAAACCCTCTCGGTTTACTACGACAACGGTATTCGGCAAGGCAAGGATGATATTGTGAGCACAGTAGGAAACAATGTTCTTACTATTTTGCAGCTAACGCCTGATCTTGAGGCCTTTGAAGTGGCGTTTCGAAGTCACCTGGCAGTTCGCTTGATTTACGCGAAGCCGCATGCGGTGGATATGGAGTGTCTCTTTATTGACCGCCTTTTCAACATCTACGGATCAAGTGTGGTGAATCGATTTCAAAAAATGGTTGAGGATATCCGCAGTGCCACGGCTGCGCAGGAAAAGCTGATAGCAGATATGAAGACGAAAAAGATATCCCCTCCCCTAGAGTTCGATGTCCTTGTTTTGACAAGCGGTCTGTGGCCGCAGTACACCAACATTCCTCTTAGCATTCCGCAGAGCATGGAAGCGTGCAAGCGCGTTTTTCAGGATTACTACCGCCGGCGCCACAATGGTCGGAAGCTCGTGTTTCAGATGAGTTTGGGCTCGATTGCTTTTCAGCTCTGCCATGCTGGCAGAGCGTACCATGTGTCGGCGCACACTCATTTTGTGAACAGTATCATGGCACTGAACTCGGATGAAAACTTGAGCGTTGCAGTCGTCGCTCGACAAGGTGCGCTCAGTTGTGACGAGGTACTTACTCAGTTCAACACCCTTTGCCACGTTGGTCTTGCCGAGCGCAACGGAACGGAGTTTAGGTTTAATCGTAACTTTTACTCCTCGAAGCCGAAGGTAAAAGTGAGTGCAGGGGTGCAGAAGTCGGCtcacgacggcggtggcgcctccaccgccactcGCAAAGGCATGGATGGCGCACGAACAATGAGCCTGGATGCCACAATCGTGAAGCTCCTGAAAGAGCATAACAGTATGGATTACCAAACTTTATGCGGCGCCATCGAAAGTGCGCTGCGGGATGTATGCTCCCCTACACGAGCGGATGTTAAGCTGCGCATAGACGCTCTGATAGAGAAAGGGTTGATAACGCGAGGTGAATCGGCGCACTGCTACTTCTACTGTTCGTGA
- a CDS encoding fibrillarin gives MLHPGVFISKAKTDSLCTLNMVPGISVYGEKRIELGATQGGDDKKEYRLWNPYRSKLASAIYAGVSSIHMGPGSKVLYLGGATGTTVSHVSDLVGPEGMVYAVEFSHRVGRDLVEMSKRRPNIVPIIEDARYPMKYRMLVPMVDCIFMDVAQPDQARILALNAQAFLQNGGHYVISIKANCIDSTLEAPVVIASELNKLKKDKLKPLEQVSLEPFERDHAVVVGVYRPVKKSKQ, from the coding sequence ATGCTGCATCCTGGCGTGTTCATTTCTAAGGCCAAGACCGACTCTCTTTGCACGCTGAACATGGTGCCTGGTATTTCCGTTTATGGCGAGAAGCGTATCGAGCTGGGTGCAACGCAAGGAGGTGATGACAAGAAGGAGTACCGTCTGTGGAACCCCTACCGCTCCAAGCTGGCCTCCGCCATCTACGCTGGTGTGAGTAGCATTCACATGGGTCCCGGCTCGAAGGTGCTGTACCTCGGCGGTGCAACGGGTACCACCGTCAGCCATGTGAGCGACCTTGTGGGCCCGGAGGGAATGGTGTATGCTGTGGAGTTCTCGCACCGTGTAGGCCGTGATTTAGTGGAGATGTCGAAGCGCCGCCCGAATATTGTGCCCATTATTGAGGATGCCCGCTACCCCATGAAGTACCGTATGCTTGTGCCGATGGTGGATTGCATTTTCATGGATGTCGCCCAGCCAGACCAAGCGCGAATTCTTGCACTCAATGCACAAGCTTTTCTGCAGAATGGTGGTCACTATGTAATCTCTATCAAGGCTAACTGCATTGACTCCACCCTGGAGGCCCCTGTAGTCATCGCGTCGGAGCTGAACAAGCTGAAGAAGGACAAGCTGAAGCCGCTGGAGCAGGTGTCTCTTGAGCCATTCGAGCGCGACCACGCTGTAGTTGTTGGCGTGTATCGCCCTGTCAAGAAGTCGAAGCAATAA